Genomic segment of Pseudomonadota bacterium:
CGGCAACTGAGTATCAATTGTTTCTCTCGAACCATTCATATAGATGCAGGTGCTGGTAAAGGACACCGAAGTGAAGATTTTACAGGATACGCGCGCCGGGAAGATCATGAAGGACAAACTCGTAGGAGGAGGCTGTACATGTTTGCACATCTTTTAAATGCCGAACAGAAAATACTAAGGGATGAAACCCGGGACTTTGTCAAGTCCATTCCCCGGGAAATGATTCTGGATATGGATGCCGACAAAATCCAATTTCCCCGGGAATTCTTGCAGGAAGCCGGGAAGCGCGGCCTCATGGGCTGCCGCTACCCCAAACAATGGGGCGGCCGGGACCTGGATTGGGTGTCCACCTGCATGGTCATGGAAGAAATCGGAAGGCTGGGCTATATCTTTGCCTGCACCTTTGGAGTGGGCGCCGAGCTGGTCTGTGACGCCATTATCCGGCACGGCACCGACGAGCAGAAGGAAAAATATGTGCGGCCTCTGCTTCAGGGAAAAATCTTTGCCGCGGAATGCTTGACCGAACCCCGGGGTGGATCGGATTTTTTCGGCGCCACCACCACGGCCAAGGACATGGGGGATCACTTTCTTGTCAATGGCCAGAAGCGGTTCATCGTGGGTGGAGAGGGGGCCGATTATTTCCTGGTCTATGCCCGGACCGATCCCCAGGGCGAGCCCCACAAAAGCATTTCCTGTTTTATCGTGGACAAAACCGCAGGCGTCAAAACCGAATACCTCTACGGTCTCATGGGTTGCCGGGGCGGCGGCGCCGCCCGCATGGTTTTCAAGAATGTGCGGGTTCCCAGGGAAAACCTATTAGGCCGACTGCACCAGGGCGTGGCCGTGTTCAACACCATGATGATTCCCGAGCGCCTGGGAACGGCGGCCATGACCATCGGCGCGGCCGCTCCGGCCGTGGAGGTGGCCACGGGTTACACCGCGAAGCGCAAAGCCTTCGGCCGCCCCGTGGCGGAATTCCAGGGCGTTTCCTTCCAGGTGGCGGAAGCCGTTACCCTGCTGGACGCCTCTCGGGCCATGATCTATGCCACGGCCCGAGCCGTCGACGGTAAAATCGATGAAAAGCAGATCCGGCGGCTGGTCTCCCAGACCAAAAAATTTGTTACCGAATCCTGTCAGAAAGCGGTCCACAACGCCATGCAGGTGATGGGCGGCATCGGCTACACCAACATCTATCCTGTGGAACGGATCTTACGGGACCTGCGGCTGGCCTCCATCTGGACCGGAACCAATGAGGTTATGGCCATGATCATCGCCAATGAATGGTATAAGGAATTCGAGCATAACCGGAAAACCGGTGTTCTTCGGGATCTGGAAGAAGATGCGGCCGAAGCCGGGGCCAGGGATGAAAAGATTTTCGAGTAAAGTCAAAACGCGCCGGTCCGCGGTGCCGGCCCGGCTTACAAATAAAATAAAGACTAAGCTTTACAATCGGTTGTGGTTCTGTTTTATTGTCTGATAGGATAAGTGATTCGGGGCGTTCTGGTTTTTTGCCCAAAGAGGCTTTGCCGCAATTCGAAAAACCTTGAGTCGCGGAGGCTGGATGAAGGCGGAATGACTTGAATCCGGGGTTGCACTTTAAACGGAAACAGGCGAAGGCTGAAAGGAGAAGAGCGATGCCGGAATTTGGAACCCCTTTTTCGGGGCTGGCGAAAGACAGAAAACTCACGCATGAGGAGCTTATAAGGGCGATAAGATTCATGGTGGCCGCGGAGTATGAGGCGATTCAGTTGTACATGCAGCTGGCGGAATCAATCGACAACAAGCTCGCCATCGAGGTGCTCAGAGACATCGCGGATGAGGAGCGGGTTCATGCCGGTGAATTTCTGCGACTGCTCCATGAACTTGATCCCGAGGAAGAAAAATTCTATGCGGAGGGCGCTCAGGAGGTGGAAGAAGAAATCCGGAAGCTGAAGTAGGTTCCCAAAAACCTTCGCGCCCGGTCCGCGCGTTGCCCTTGGCTTGACGGTGTGGGGGCAAGGGCGCGGGCAGAGCGCGAAGGTAAATCGTTTTATTTTACGGTTGCGGGAAAAAAGACCTTTTTGCAAAGGTTGTTTCATCATCTCAAAGACGGCAGGCTGTCCAGCATCATGCCGTCGCTCGATCCGTTGAGCTGAAAACCGACCATGTCGCGGTCGGACTGGTAAGTGAGATAGGTGGCGGTGCTGATGTCTTCGTGAAAAATATTTTCGGGGATATCCACTATTTTTTCATGGCCGTTCATTCTCAGCGCCACGCTCGC
This window contains:
- a CDS encoding acyl-CoA dehydrogenase, which translates into the protein MFAHLLNAEQKILRDETRDFVKSIPREMILDMDADKIQFPREFLQEAGKRGLMGCRYPKQWGGRDLDWVSTCMVMEEIGRLGYIFACTFGVGAELVCDAIIRHGTDEQKEKYVRPLLQGKIFAAECLTEPRGGSDFFGATTTAKDMGDHFLVNGQKRFIVGGEGADYFLVYARTDPQGEPHKSISCFIVDKTAGVKTEYLYGLMGCRGGGAARMVFKNVRVPRENLLGRLHQGVAVFNTMMIPERLGTAAMTIGAAAPAVEVATGYTAKRKAFGRPVAEFQGVSFQVAEAVTLLDASRAMIYATARAVDGKIDEKQIRRLVSQTKKFVTESCQKAVHNAMQVMGGIGYTNIYPVERILRDLRLASIWTGTNEVMAMIIANEWYKEFEHNRKTGVLRDLEEDAAEAGARDEKIFE
- a CDS encoding rubrerythrin, with product MPEFGTPFSGLAKDRKLTHEELIRAIRFMVAAEYEAIQLYMQLAESIDNKLAIEVLRDIADEERVHAGEFLRLLHELDPEEEKFYAEGAQEVEEEIRKLK